The genomic stretch CTCTTTCCTCACATatcacctgggggaggggtgggtgggaatgttgtgtatggagtattgtggtacacatagcatctctcgccctcctctctgacactcgccccctttcctcacacatcacctgggggaggggtgggtgggaatgttgtgtatggagtgtagtattgtggtacacatagcatctctcgccctcctctctgacactcgccctctttcctcacacatcacctgggggaggggtgggtgggaatgttgtgtatggagtgtagtattgtggtacacatcgcatctctcgccctcctctctgacactcgccctctttcctcacacatcacctgggggaggggtgggtgggaatgtTGTGTATGGAGTATTGTGGTACACATAGCATCTCTCGCCCTCCTCTCTGACTCTCGCCCCCTTTCCTCACACatcacctgggggaggggtgggtgggaatgtTGTGTATGGAGTATTGTGGTACACATAGCATCTCTCGCCCTCCTCTCTGACACTCGCCCCCTTTCCTAACACatcacctgggggaggggtgggtgggaatgtTGTGTATGGAGTATTGTGGTACACATAGCATCTCTCGCCCTCCTCTCTGACACTCGCCCTCTTTCCTCACATatcacctgggggaggggtgggtgggaatgtTGTGTATGGAGTATTGTGGTACACATAGCATCTCTCGCCCTCCTCTCTGACACTCGCCCCCTTTCCTAACACatcacctgggggaggggtgggtgggaatgtTGTGTATGGAGTATTGTGGTACACATAGCATCTCTCGCCCTCCTCTCTGACACTCGCCCTCTCTCCTCACACATCACCTGGGGGAGGGTTTGGGTGGGAATGTTGTGTATGGAGTGTAGTATTGTGGTACACATAGCATCTCTCGCCCTCCTCTCTGACACTCGCCCCCTTTCCTAACACatcacctgggggaggggtgggtgggaatgtTGTGTATGGAGTATTGTGGTACACATAGCATCTCTCGCCCTCCTCTCTGACACTCGCCCTCTCTCCTCACACATCACCTGGGGGAGGGTTTGGGTGGGAATGTTGTGTATGGAAGGTGCATATTGTCTTCCAGGGGTTTCCTGTATCTCCGATGGGATGGGATGTATCTTGTAGAGCTTCAGAGGGGAGACCGGCCCGGCTGGACATACCAGCTACAGGAAGTCCATGTTTGGTTGTCTCCATAACACCACAAAACAATCGAGGACAAAACTTGTCATTAGTATGAATAGGAGGAAGGCTTATATCAGCTTCTGGAGGAGTCGGGAAAGTGCTGGGTTATCTGATACCTTCTCTTGCCCAACTCAGCAGATTACAGCAACTGCTCCTCAGACTGTTCAAGTCTCGCCATCAGAGGCCATATTCACTGACGGCCACATACAGGCAGAGAACGGCCCAATCTGGAGAATGAACCAACTGATCGGAACTGAAAGCAGAGTACCACAATCTCTACTCACTGACCTTTGCAGAACCCTGCCCTGTATTCTGATAGAGAATGTTCTGTCTACAGTTCCCCCTCATAAGATGTAGGAGAAAATCAGAGAagagcagatgaggagtggtgggaggagcaagTGTAGAGAGGAGGAGTCAGTGTAGAGATatgtagagaggagcagcagatgaggagtggtgggaggagccagtgaagagatttgcagagaggagcagcagatgagtggtgggaggagccaatgTGGGAATTTGCAGAGGAGCAGCACGTtaggagtgatgggaggagccagtgtggagatttgcagagaggagcagcagatgaggagtggtgggaggagtcagtgtagagatttgcagaggagcagcagatgaggagtggtgggaggagccagtgtagagatttgcagagaggagcagcagatgaggagtggtgggaggagccagtgtagagatttgcagagaggagcagcagatgaggagtggcgggagggggcagtgtagagatttgcaggtaggagcagcagatgaggagtggtgggaggagtcagtgtagagatttgcagaggagcagcagatgaggagtggtgggaggagccagtgtagagatttgcagagaggagcagcagttgaggagtggtgggaggagccagtgtagagatttgcagagaggagcagcagatgaggagtggcaGGAGGGGaaagtgtagagatttgcagggaggagcagcagatgaggagtggtgggagggggcAGTGTAGaaatttgcagagaggagcagcagatgaagaGTGGTGGGAGGGGCAGTGTAGGGATTTGCGGGAGGAGCAGCacatgaggagtggtgggaggagccagtgtagagagttgcagagaggagcagcagatgaggagtggtgagagggacagtgtagagatttgcaaagaggagcagcagatgaggagtggtaggagaagccagtgtagagatttgcagagaggagcagcaggtgaGAAGTAGTGGAAGGAGCCAGTGCAGAGGTTTGTAGAggggcagcagatgaggagtggtgggaggagcaagtgtagagatttgcagagatcagcagcagatgaggagtggtgagAGGGGCAGTGTAgggatttgcagagaggagcagcagatgaggagtggtgggaggagccagtgtaggaatttgcagagaagcagcagatgagtggtgggaggagccagtgtagagaattgtagagagaagcagcagatgatcagtggtgggaggagccagtctaGAGATTTGCAGAGTAACAGCAGATGgaatggtgggaggagccagtgtggaGATTTGCAGAAAGGACCAGAAGATGTGGTGGGAGGGGCCAGTTTAAATATTTCCAGAGAAGCCGCTGATAGAATTGGGAGGAGCCAGTGCAGAAATCTGCAGGGAGGAGCATCaggggagtggtgggaggagccagtgtagaaatttgccaggagcagcagcagaggaggagccagtgtagcgATTTGCAGAGAGGAGTAGCAGGTAagaagtggtgggaggagccagtattCAGATATACAGAGTGGAGCTCCATCCTGGCTGCCTTACCTTCAGAACTGCCAGATTTGCCCCTGCCACCCACCTTCCCCAACAAGCCACAGCCCCCCCACCTCACCCCATGTGACTTTCCAGAATGAGTCTATAACTCGCACTCTAAACACATCAGACATGTGCGAAAGTCCTTTATAGAAAAAGTGAGAAATGACAATTTCTGTAAACAACTGATAAATATCCATAACAGGAGGCGGCATGATGGGTAATATGGCGCCCTCTGCAGGTAGGTAGATGTCATAACACGTCACAGTCCGAAGATGACCCCCACAAGGAGGGCAGTGACAGTGATTGGTCCAGGGTAAATAGCGccacctctctacagacaatgtctctgctcctccaatcacatggccggcggccatcttattCCCATGATGCTCGGAGCTGCAAGATCCCTGAGGTTACAGTACAGAGCTCAGATTGGCTGCATCTGTCCCGGAACAGGACGACCTGGAAATAGACAATAGAGTGTCAGGGGGAAATCTGGTTTATTCAAGTGTtttgcaaaacaaaaacaaaaaaacatgctcCAAATGAAGTAACGAGTAACAAAACCCACATCTACAATAAGAAGCAATAACTCTATTAACTGCTGACTGCAGGTATAACAGGAAAGATTCAGAAAACAGAAGAAGTCTAAAGctaaactgtgaagtatggtggtgaattcttctatctctcagggatctggtggtgagatctctgtgcacctgagttcccagctctgcacacctgctgcacccattaccagaggctcctccccctgctggatccttctatctggtggtgagatctctgtgcacctgagttcccagctctgcacacctgctgcacccattaccagaggctcctcccccctgctggattctcctatctctcagggactctggtggtgagatctctgtgcacctgagttcccagctctgtacacctgctgcacccattaccagaggctcctcctcctgctgaattctcctatctctcaggggctctggtggtgagatctctgtgcacctgagttcccagctctgcacacctgctgcacccattaccagaggctcctcccctgctggattcttctatctctcaggggatctggtggtgagatttcTGTgcccctgagttcccagctctgcacacctgctgcacccattaccagaggctcctccccttgctggattctcctatctctcagggatctggtggtgagatctctgtgcacctgagttcctagctctgcacacctgcagctcccattaccagaggctcctccccttgctggattcttctatctctcaggggatctggtggtgagatttcTGTGCCCCTGAGTTcctagctctgcacacctgctgcacccattaccagaggctcctccctctgctggattctcctatctctcagggatctggtggtgagatctctgtgcacctgagttcccagctctgcacacctgctgcacccattaccagaggctcctccccctgctggattcctctatatctcaggggctctggtggtgagatctctgtgcacctgagtttccggctctgcacacctgctgcatccattaccagaggctcctccccttgctggattcttctatctttcaggggatctggtggtgagatctctgtgcacctgagttcccagctctgcacacctgctgcatccattaccagaggctcctccccctgctggattctcctatctctcaggcactctagtggtgagatctctgtgcacctgagttcccagctctgcacacctgctgctctcattaccagaggctcctccccctgctggattcctcgatctctcagggatctggtggtgagatctctgtgcacctgagttcccagctctgcacacctgctgcacccattaccagaggctcctccccttgctggattcttctatctctcaggggatctggtggtgagatttcTGTgcccctgagttcccagctctgcacacctgctgcacccattaccagaggctcctccccctgctggattctatctctcaggggatctggtggtgagatctctgtgcacctgagttcccagctctgcacacctgctgcacccattaccagaggctcctccccctgctggattctcctatctctcaggggatctggtggtgagatctctgtgcacctgagttcccagctctgcacacctgctgcacccattaccagaggctcctccccttgctggattctcctatctctcagggatctggtggtgagatctctgtgcacctgagttcccagctctgcacacctgctgcacccattaccagaggctcctccccctgctggattctcctatctctcaggggctctggtggtgagatctctgtgcacctgagttcccagctctgcacacctgctgcacccattaccagaggctcctcccccctgctggattctcctatatctcagggatctggtggtgagatctctgtgcacctgagttcccagctctgcacacctgctgcacccattaccagaggctcctccccctgctgaattctcctatctctcaggggctctggtggtgagatctctgtgcacctgagttcctagctctgcacacctgctgcacccattaccagaggctcctccccctgctgaattctcctatctctcaggggctctggtggtgagatctctgtgcacctgagttcccagctctgcacacctgctgcacccattaccagaggctcctcccccctgctggattctcctatatctcagggatctggtggtgagatctctgtgcacctgagttcccagctctgcccacctgctgcacccattaccagaggctcctccccctgctgaattctcctatctctcaggggctctggtggtgagatctctgtgcacctgagttcctagctctgcacacctgcagctcccattaccagaggctcctccccctgctggattctcctatctctcaggggatctggtggtgagatctctgtgcacctgagttcccagctctgcccacctgctgcacccattaccagaggctcctccccctgctggattcttctatctctcagggatctggtggtgagatctctgtgcacctgagttcccagctctgcccacctgctgcacccattaccagaggctcctccccctgctggattctatctctcaggggatctggtggtgagatctctgtgcacttgagttcccagctctgcacacctgctgcacccattaccagaggctcctccccctgctggattctcctatctctcagggatctggtggtgagatctctgtgcttctgagttcccagctctgcacacctgttgcactcattaccagaggctcctccccctgctggattatatctctcaggggatctggtggtgagatctctgtgcacctgagttcccagctctgcccacctgctgcacccattaccagaggctcctccccctgctggattctatctctcaggggatctggtggtgagatctctgtgcacctgagttcccagctctgcacacctgctgtacccattaccagaggctcctcccccagctggattctcctatctctcagggactctggtggtgagatctctgtgcacctgagttcccagctctgcacacctgctgcacccattaccagaggctcctccccttgctggattctcctatctctcagggatctggtggtgagatctctgtgcacctgagttcccagctctgcacacctgctgcacccattaccagaggctcctcccccctgctggattctcctatctctcaggggctctggtggtgagatctctgtgcacctgagttcccagctctgcacacctactGCACCcactaccagaggctcctccccctgctggattcttctatctctcaggggatctggtggtgagatttcTGTgcccctgagttcccagctctgcacacctgctgtacccattaccagaggctcctcccccagctggattctcctatctctcaggggctctggtggagagatctctgtgcacctgagttcccagctctgcacacctgctgcacccattaccagaggctcctccccctgctggattcttctatctctcagggatctggtggtgagatctctgtgcacctgagttcccagctctgcacacctgctgcacccattaccagaggctcctccccctgctggattctcctatctctcagccactctggtggtgagatctctgtgcacctgagttcccagccctGCACACCTGCTGAATGCATTAGCAGGCCTACCTGCTGGGATTATTGGCAGTGAGCAGTAGTTAGACAATTTCTGTACCAGGGACACTGACAGCAATATAACACAGATTGGGAGGAGGAGATTTGCTAGGAGGGTTTATGGCTATCTGTGCCTCGCTGATAACATTCCCATCAGTTCCTCCTGAGGACACAACAGGCAGGAAGTCTGAATCTCTGCAGCAGGGCTATAGACAGAAACAGTAGCTTCAACTCCACCAAGATGTGAACAAATGAAAAGACTGAGTTCATGTTTACTTTCAAAAGCAGATAATGTGGAAGTCAAGCCAAAGACTGTACTATATTCATATCTTTAATTAGAACCGCCGTTAATATTTTATTGCCATTCATGACTTGTGGCCAATGGTCCCCTGTATATCCTGTCTGCTGTATTTCCTGTTCCCTGCCCTGTATGTTCTGTCTACTATATTTCCTGTCCCCTGTATGTCCTGTCTACTATatttcctgtcccctgtatttccTGCCCCCATCTTTCCTGTTCCCTGTACATGTATCTACTGTTCCCTGTATTTGCTGTCCCCTGTATTTTCTGCACCCTGTATttcctgtcccctgtacctcctatcCTCTGTATTTTCTGTCCACTTTATTTCCTGCTCCCTGTATTTCCTGTCCCCCGTATTTCCTGCTCCCTGTatttcctgtcccctgtatttccTGTCCCCCGTATTTCCTGCTCCCTGTATTTCCTGTCCCCCGCATTTCCTGCTCCCTGTATTTCCTGTCCCCCGTATTTCCTGCTCCCTGTATTTCCTGTCCCCCGTATTTCCTGCTCCCTGTatttcctgtcccctgtatttctGAGTGACTTgaacatcaggaagtgaatgaaATCTCAGTGAGGGCAGAAATGGCAGAAACCTCACATATCCTCCCCTGCTCAGGAGTCTCTATCGCCCTCTGTGTCCCCATGGAGAGGTTTTACCTCACGTCTTGCTCCTGGTGACCAGGGAGAGAGGAGGCTTTCCTCCAAACTCAACGGCAACTCACTCTGTCCAAAACTAGCATTAGGAGGTTCCACTAAGGGAATCCAaaggtgagaggtgtatggaggtgccatatttatttcctgttaaacaattacagatgcctggcagtcctgctgatctctttggctgcagtagtggctgaatcacacacctgaaacaagcatgcagctaacccagtctgacttcagtcacttgatcttcatgcttgttcagagtctacagctaaatgtattagaagcagggctatggagtcggtacaaaaatcttccgactccaactccgactcctcagtttatgaaaccaccaactcagactccaactccgggtacccaaaatggccccgacttcgactcctcgactccgtactctaatacttaacaggactgtggattttaaacaaaaatcatccgactcctcagtttatgaaataaacgactccgactccaactccgggtgcccaaaattgccccgactcctcgactccgactccacagccctgattagaaGCAGTtcatctgcaggactgccaggtaatctgcattgttaaaaggaaataaatatggtagcctccatatgacATTCACCTCGAGTTGCCTTTTAGTTTCTATGTGCCTGAGGGGGGCATCAATCTACAAACGAGCACCTGAGAACAGACATGAAACACGACCACTAGTACCCACCTCACAGTGGAGTTTCTTTTCTGTAGTTAAACCCACATGTGCGGCCCTCAAACTGCAGCTTAATGGCCTGCTTGAGGTGGAGCTGGGGGTCCATGGTGGTGATGGAGATGACTGGAGAGCCTTCTTGGCTTGGTGAAGAAGTCTGGTCACCAGTCTTATGTGGGGAGAACTGGGGGGGTTCCTTAGTGATTTTACTTGGTGAAGACACCCCATGGGATAGTCTCTTAGGAGAGTAAGTAAACTCCACAGGCATTTTGGCAACATAGTCACAACGCTGAGGGGAGGAGACGGGGCTCTGAGTCTTTTTCAGAAGATAAGCAGGTTCCACAGTTTTCTTGGATGGGGAGAAAGGAGCAGGACATTTTTGCACTGGTGTCCCAATGATTTGAGGTGAGGTCACAGGTTTACCAGTTTTTATTGGGGATTGCACCCTTTTTTTGGCTTTCTCTGCAGAGTCCAGGCTCTTTTTGTGGTTCAGGTCCCTTTCTGTGCCAGGTTGGCTGGAGTATCCGGAGCTGCTGGTCTTATTTTGGCTGTCACCATAGTCTGGTGTCCTGCTATATGAAGGAATGGGATTGGCAGTCCTGTCCTCGTGGCGGGCGTTATCTCCCGCCTTGTAACGTGAATAGGTGGGACTTGTGTATTTGGGGTTGGTAAGTATTCCGTTCCTCTTTAGCTCATGGTCGGGAGAGTTTGGGTTTGAAGAATGAGGAGTCATCACCTCCAGTGTATCCAGTTCATGATGTGGGCTGGGGCTATGACTCAGCGCAGACAGAGCCAGCATTGGTGTGGGACTGGAACCAGAAGCAGGTTGGATGCTGAGGACACCAGTGAGGACCATGGCTTGGCGAGAGCGTGAACGAGGAAGAGAGTGTTGCTGTACCTGTTGAGTGAATGTCAGGCtatctgctggcacagtggcctgGGAATGGTAGGTGGATGAGGTTAGTATGGACCCCTTTGAACTCTTCAGAGAGTTTTCCAGTGATTGGCTACCAGTGGAGACAGGAGAGAGGGTAGACCAGCTACCCCTGGTGCCTTCCACCATCTCTTTACGAACCGTGTCTTTCTCGGGAGGCCTTCCCATTATGCCATGGTATGGTGGAACGCCGTGTTTCTCCATAAGATTCACAATGGCAATGTGACCGCCTTTTGCTGCAACTCTTATTGGAGTCCGCCCATAGTGGTCGGCATGAAAGGGGCTGGCCTTTCCCTCCTCCAACAGTACTCTGGCTAGTTCTTCATGCCCCTCCTGGGCAGCGATACAGAGAGGAGTGGCTCCCTGTGAGCACTGAGCATCGACGTATGCCCCATTCTCTAAAAGAAGGTGGGCGATGTTGACATGGCCTCTCCATGCAGCACAGTGtaacggggtcctcttctccttgtCAAAAGCATTGCAATTCGATTTACCCTTCAGAAGAAGAGTCCGGGCCACTTCCCCATCTCCTTGCCAGCAGGAGGCATGTAAGGCCGTGCGTTCATCGGGGTCTCGCCCCTCGGGGTCGGCTCCGTGCTCTAGCAGAATCTCCACCATGTCAGTCAGTCCTTGCAGGGCAAGCAGGTAGAGCAGTGGTTTTCCTTGACTTGACGTAATATCAGGGTTTGCACCTTTTTTCAGTAGTAGTTTGGCTGTGGCCCTGTGGCCCCCAAGTGCGGCATAGCATAATGCGGTCATGCCATCCCTACCCTGCTGCTCTATGGGGGAGCCGCGATTTATCAGTAACTCCACACAGCCAGTGTGCCCCTCTTGTGCTGCCAGGAGGAGAGAGGTGTACCCCTCATTGTCTCTGATGCCCAACTTAGCTCCACCTTCTATGAGTGTACGACAGACATTCCTCCGACCCTCACAGGCTGCCCAGTGCAGTGCCGTCCACCCCAGGAGGTCCTGGTGATTCTCATTAAGCCCCCTATCCAGTAACACCCTACAGGCCTCCTCTCCTCCAGGGGCAGCAGCTGCTAGCACAAGTGCTGACCTTCTTTCTGAGTCTCTTACATCGGTGGAGGCCCCCCACAGAAGCAGGACTCTGATGGTTTCAGCATGGCCTCCCGATGCAGCTGCCAGAAGTGGTGTCATCTGACCTTTGCCAGATGTGTCTGGGTGGGCACCGGCCTCGAGAAGAAGTTCTGCCACTTCTTCTTTCCCCTCATAAGCGGCTACTAGTAGCGGCATGATGCCCTCCTTATCTCCCAGTTCCGGATTGGCACCGTGTTCCAGCAGCAGAGATACCATTTCTGGATAGGCACGTCCAGTGGGGACACACAGACAGGCTACGGCAAGGGCAGTGCGGCCTTCTGAATCACACTTATTCACATCAGCTCCAGATTCCAGCAAGAGTCTAGCCACGCCACGGTGACCCATGTAGGCTGCAGCCATAAGAGGAGTGCGGCCTTCCATGTCAGCATGGTCTACTGCCGCTCCAGCTCTGAGCAGGGCTTTTACGGGGCCCTCATGTCCACCCCAAGCTGCTGCTCTCAGGGCAGTACGTCCATCGGGGCCAGAGACATCAGGCAGAGCTCCTGCAGCAAGAAGGGCTTCTACTACGTCCGTGTGGCCTCCCCAAGCAGCAGATCTTAGTGGGGTCCACCCCCGACCATCGGTGTGATCGTAGCGGGCATTGTGTTGGAGGAGGAACTCTACCACCGAGAGGTGGCCACGGTGAGCTGCCAGTGCTAGAGGCGTTTGCCCATCATCATCTATGGCCTCGAGATTAGCTCCTCTGGAAATCATGAGGGTCACTGCTTCTAAATTGCCAGCGTGGGCCGCAGCAGCCAGCAGGGTACGCCCAGCCCGGTCCCTTTTGTTCAAACTTCCACCACCGTCCAAAAGCATTTCAACAGAGCCTCCTCGTTCCAGTGTCCTTCTCAAAGCTCCAGAGTCCTCCACAACTGAAATGTCATCTACCGTAGCCCTGGCCAGGATAAGTAGCTGCAGAGCATCTAGCTCTAGAGGAATGTCAGAGGCCAGGCAACTAGATACAGGCACCCCCATCCACAATAGCCACAGAGCCAAATGGGGAGGCGCAAGTCCTCGGAGGTCAGAGAGCAAGAGGTGTCTGGCTAACTGGTGTACCTCGGCCGGTGAAAGGTTGGGTGCTTGTGTGGATAAGCTCATGGCCAGCATGCTGTGACCCTCAGCAACGCTGCAGAGATACTTCTGAGTGCAATATTTCACATCCAGCAGCCACTCCGAGAAACTATGGTGGAAGAGCACCAGTAGGTTTTGGTGGCCGCCTGCTGGGCGAAGCAGTGAGGAAATGGACTCCAGGACCTTGTTGAAATCTTCGGAGCTCCAGCCTTTCATTTGTTTGGTCCACACAGCTTTGTGCAGCTGCAGTGGGGAGAGCGGGGAGGGAGAGGCCAGGATGGCGTTCAGCAAGGTTTGCACCTGGCAGAACTGGCGTCCGGAGAACAAGCGCTGGCAAAGCCACAGGTAGAGCCCATTCAGCGTGCCGGGGATGTGCCGTATCTCTCGGAGAAGGATGGAGCCCTCCGACACCCCATCTAGCACCCGCTCTAGGTAGAGAAAGCAGCCGTTGCTCTTAATGTGGAGTTGGTTCAGCATCTCGGCCGTGTCCAGGGTTAGGTGTTGCCGGAGAGTCTCCTGGCTATCCAGCCGGCACAGGATGTACTGCTGGACGTCCCGTACGATGTGAGCTTTCCGGAGATCATCCAGGCACAATCGGCGGAATCCTGCAAAGATAAGAGGAGGTGATCAACTCACAGGAGAATCCGGAGTCTTCTACACTCATTCTCACACAGGGCAGTAAACTAACCCGAGTCTTCTACACTCATTCTCACAAAGGGCAGTACACTAACCCGTGTATGCTACACTCATTCTCACACAGGGCAGTACACTAACCTGACTCTTCTACACTCATTCTCACACAGGGCAGTACACTAACCTGAGTCTTCTACACTCATTCTCACACAGGGCAGTACACTAACCCGTGTATGCTACACTCATTCTCACACAGGGCAGTACACTAACCTGAGTCTTCTACACTTATTCTTACACAGGGCAGTACACTAACCCGAGTCTTCTACACTCATTCTTACACAGGGCAGTACACTAACCCGTGTCTTCTACACTCATTCTTACACAGGGCAGTACACTAACCTGAGTCTTCTACACTCATTCTCACACAGGGCAGTACACTAACCCGAGTCTTCTACACTCATTCTCACACAGGGCAGTACACTAACCCGAGTCTTCTACACTCATTCTTACACAGGGCAGTACACTAACCCGAGTCTTCTACACTCATTCTCACACAGGGAAGTACACTAACCTGAGTCTTCTACACTCATTCTCACACAGGGCAGTACACTAACCCGTGTATGCTACACTTATTCTTACACAGGGCAGTACACTAACCCGAGTCTTCTACACTCATTCTTACACAGGGCAGTACACTAACCCGAGTCTTCTACACTCATTTTTACACAGGGCAGTACACTAACCCGAGTCTTCTACACTCATTCTCACACAGGGCAGTACACTAACCCGAGTCTTCTACACTCATTCTTACACAGGGCAGTACACTAACCCGAGGCTTCTACACTCATTCTCACACAGGGCAGTACACTAACCCGAGTCTTCTACACTCATTCTTACACAGGGCAGTACACTAACCCGAGTCTTCTACACTCATTCTTACACAGGGCAGTAAACTAACCTGAGTCTTCTACACTCATTCTCACACAGGGCAGTACACTAACCCGAGTCTTCTACACTCATTCTCACACAGGGCAGTACACTAACCCGAGTCTTCTACACTCATTCTTACACAGGGCAGTACA from Hyperolius riggenbachi isolate aHypRig1 chromosome 2, aHypRig1.pri, whole genome shotgun sequence encodes the following:
- the LOC137545347 gene encoding ankyrin repeat domain-containing protein 50-like, which gives rise to MTSSDLQGQPFYCREWAIQRLQHCLEGLGGARAPGIMITGAPGAGKTALCTEVLWPSSEAGKNSRLSSRVLAYHFCQAHTHTSLDPLHFIQSLARQLRHSPLIRGYHGEVDTSACKGDLREIFKRVVILPLAELPPPSQNLLLLVDSVDETCCCCHSDGFGAESSCTIAELLADHHELLPPWLLLVCSARRQNKTVTRMFTGFRRLCLDDLRKAHIVRDVQQYILCRLDSQETLRQHLTLDTAEMLNQLHIKSNGCFLYLERVLDGVSEGSILLREIRHIPGTLNGLYLWLCQRLFSGRQFCQVQTLLNAILASPSPLSPLQLHKAVWTKQMKGWSSEDFNKVLESISSLLRPAGGHQNLLVLFHHSFSEWLLDVKYCTQKYLCSVAEGHSMLAMSLSTQAPNLSPAEVHQLARHLLLSDLRGLAPPHLALWLLWMGVPVSSCLASDIPLELDALQLLILARATVDDISVVEDSGALRRTLERGGSVEMLLDGGGSLNKRDRAGRTLLAAAAHAGNLEAVTLMISRGANLEAIDDDGQTPLALAAHRGHLSVVEFLLQHNARYDHTDGRGWTPLRSAAWGGHTDVVEALLAAGALPDVSGPDGRTALRAAAWGGHEGPVKALLRAGAAVDHADMEGRTPLMAAAYMGHRGVARLLLESGADVNKCDSEGRTALAVACLCVPTGRAYPEMVSLLLEHGANPELGDKEGIMPLLVAAYEGKEEVAELLLEAGAHPDTSGKGQMTPLLAAASGGHAETIRVLLLWGASTDVRDSERRSALVLAAAAPGGEEACRVLLDRGLNENHQDLLGWTALHWAACEGRRNVCRTLIEGGAKLGIRDNEGYTSLLLAAQEGHTGCVELLINRGSPIEQQGRDGMTALCYAALGGHRATAKLLLKKGANPDITSSQGKPLLYLLALQGLTDMVEILLEHGADPEGRDPDERTALHASCWQGDGEVARTLLLKGKSNCNAFDKEKRTPLHCAAWRGHVNIAHLLLENGAYVDAQCSQGATPLCIAAQEGHEELARVLLEEGKASPFHADHYGRTPIRVAAKGGHIAIVNLMEKHGVPPYHGIMGRPPEKDTVRKEMVEGTRGSWSTLSPVSTGSQSLENSLKSSKGSILTSSTYHSQATVPADSLTFTQQVQQHSLPRSRSRQAMVLTGVLSIQPASGSSPTPMLALSALSHSPSPHHELDTLEVMTPHSSNPNSPDHELKRNGILTNPKYTSPTYSRYKAGDNARHEDRTANPIPSYSRTPDYGDSQNKTSSSGYSSQPGTERDLNHKKSLDSAEKAKKRVQSPIKTGKPVTSPQIIGTPVQKCPAPFSPSKKTVEPAYLLKKTQSPVSSPQRCDYVAKMPVEFTYSPKRLSHGVSSPSKITKEPPQFSPHKTGDQTSSPSQEGSPVISITTMDPQLHLKQAIKLQFEGRTCGFNYRKETPL